The proteins below come from a single bacterium genomic window:
- a CDS encoding selenoprotein B glycine/betaine/sarcosine/D-proline reductase: MVRLADIPEVERVHLLAKGCAPFDSRPWVEGTPLSKRRVAIVTSAGLHRVEDQAFSMVDLSYRVIPGSIRADDLTMTHSSVHFDRVGFREDVNLVFPIDRLRELESEGVIGSVADYHYSLMGAGWLPKQIEPTMRELARLLREDEVDAVCLVPV; encoded by the coding sequence ATGGTCCGGCTAGCCGATATTCCCGAAGTCGAGCGGGTGCACCTGCTCGCCAAGGGCTGTGCCCCGTTCGATTCGCGGCCGTGGGTCGAAGGAACGCCGCTCTCGAAACGCCGGGTCGCGATCGTGACTTCGGCCGGGCTTCACCGTGTCGAGGACCAGGCCTTCTCGATGGTCGACCTCAGCTACCGCGTCATACCGGGGAGCATCCGAGCCGACGACCTCACGATGACTCACTCCTCGGTGCACTTCGATCGTGTCGGGTTCCGTGAAGACGTGAATCTCGTCTTTCCGATCGATCGGCTGCGCGAACTCGAGAGCGAGGGCGTGATCGGTTCGGTCGCCGACTATCATTACTCGTTGATGGGCGCCGGCTGGCTCCCCAAGCAGATCGAGCCCACGATGCGGGAACTCGCCCGTCTGCTGCGAGAGGATGAGGTCGATGCCGTCTGCCTCGTTCCCGTCTGA